One window from the genome of Epinephelus moara isolate mb chromosome 21, YSFRI_EMoa_1.0, whole genome shotgun sequence encodes:
- the LOC126383045 gene encoding profilin-2-like isoform X2 produces the protein MSWQSYVENLMADGSCQDSAIVGYTDAKYVWAAHAGGTFNNITSQEIDVLIGKDRETFYTNGLTLGSKKCSVLRDSLHDDGDWTMDIRTKSSGGEPTYNVSVGRAGKVLVLVMGKEAVHGGNLNKKAHGMAEYLRKSGY, from the exons ATGTCTTGGCAAAGCTACGTGGAAAACCTGATGGCCGATGGCAGCTGTCAGGATAGCGCCATTGTTGGATATACGGACGCCAAATATGTTTGGGCAGCACATGCCGGTGGTACTTTCAACAATATCACG tcTCAAGAAATTGACGTCCTTATCGGCAAGGACAGGGAGACCTTTTACACCAACGGTCTCACCCTGGGCTCAAAGAAGTGTTCTGTCCTCAGAGACAGCCTCCATGATGACGGGGACTGGACAATGGACATCAGGACAAAGAGCTCAGGAGGCGAACCTACATACAATGTCTCTGTGGGAAGAGCTGGAAAAG TATTGGTTTTAGTCATGGGAAAGGAGGCGGTCCATGGTGGAAATCTTAACAAGAAAGCACATGGAATGGCTGAGTACCTGAGGAAGTCTGGATATTAA
- the LOC126383045 gene encoding profilin-2-like isoform X1, with protein MSWQSYVENLMADGSCQDSAIVGYTDAKYVWAAHAGGTFNNITSQEIDVLIGKDRETFYTNGLTLGSKKCSVLRDSLHDDGDWTMDIRTKSSGGEPTYNVSVGRAGKVLVLVMGKEGVHGGGLNKKAYSMAKYLRDSGF; from the exons ATGTCTTGGCAAAGCTACGTGGAAAACCTGATGGCCGATGGCAGCTGTCAGGATAGCGCCATTGTTGGATATACGGACGCCAAATATGTTTGGGCAGCACATGCCGGTGGTACTTTCAACAATATCACG tcTCAAGAAATTGACGTCCTTATCGGCAAGGACAGGGAGACCTTTTACACCAACGGTCTCACCCTGGGCTCAAAGAAGTGTTCTGTCCTCAGAGACAGCCTCCATGATGACGGGGACTGGACAATGGACATCAGGACAAAGAGCTCAGGAGGCGAACCTACATACAATGTCTCTGTGGGAAGAGCTGGAAAAG TTTTGGTTCTTGTAATGGGCAAAGAAGGGGTCCATGGAGGCGGATTGAATAAGAAGGCTTACTCGATGGCAAAATACTTGAGGGATTCagggttttaa
- the LOC126383006 gene encoding uncharacterized protein LOC126383006 — MACGESGGSKILLCLGILVVASSFCHCTRLTRLKALDRLRGNSTLSKDQAEGGDLRHGRLLIGQNSLQADELKGTKATENVLDVDTDYQEDMGWGEPQQPKGQVSGVSRPNSETDSAVVERLLRMEPKVECTGDSMKLQVQDAASTCGSLFFVDRGSRMSPLPLSKLPSSCGYTIKSTQRDLVLVAPYDGCFVALEEDSYILPLRWCGLPVRMSCPLKRQSSPNPPMVTCHAEGMVVKTTWTVSVADLNLKLNGNWEPLMKASARCGFSVVVHPEGVVISVRYAPCLEKKDGMYTLELAGDRETQISCPSLSPAQTEQPKKPVKGSVTPSKVEHPSLPSPKNPAQSVLQVPKIPEPKDVYQPPLPSYPNFFYPFPRKPNTNPAPTIQPSLQTVPPAKLPVTPKGQVPQPFIPSPFYPWPAQPEVPVAREGKDNPIIAPILPEPEAPQGQVHQPFYPYPFYPQPVPEKPTAAPKPPQPEAPQGQVQQPFYPQPKPEKPTAAPKPEPEAPQGQVQQPFYPYPFPFYPQPEKPTTAPKPPQPEAPQGQVQQPFYPYPFPFYPQPEPEKPTAAPKPPQPEAPQGQVQQPFYPYPFYPQPEPEKPTAAPKPPQPEAPQGQVQQPFYPQPEKPTAAPKPPQPEAPQGQVQQPFYPYPFPFYPQPEPEKPTATPKPPQPEAPQGQVQQPFYPYPFYRQPEPEKPTAAPKPEPEAPLGQVQQPFYPWPEPEKPTAAPEPEKSSAAPKHPQPEAPQGQVQQPFYPYPFPFYPQPEKPTTAPKPPQPEAPRGQVHKPFYPFYRQPAPEYQPAAVPKPPATETPKGQEQKPAYPQDPQPETPYMPPVYCPRFCPPGFSNCCPQIAFHQHLHQIVPAGIGSENAPLHYPLLPFLPSKVYNGFGNGLSSAPPSQMPTEATTTSTSAPTSSQSLPYGNEKQPPDGNPAVLNILSMPNNPEQPIYPYIVPNSLYPNWPYLLQNSQHHPPAHYNMPSKPQTPGSEPVNPLLQYEPHNLQPPKQQNGQLPASFMPYNGQYLQQQQNQPTAKELQPSNQIPSDSKEPMPPKVQSELDPLLIPYYMLQDDQSKTQDKSTTPNPLQPSWSASRKSPKPEQTVHPYSDPKSYVLLQHGPPGREPNRLNESPLHFRYPAGDADFLAQNPARQHSGKPQHPENSKPPHEKPQHPKQPGKEISSPFPNVNYMPRSGDNSDVPFYSLNGPHFAPLPQDPSVSTTHLNPKFKGFWRPMTPLGSGQRIQPLVPGKSFKRRSSTADDQAKGLNQPIQREVGNWKP; from the exons ATGGCGTGTGGAGAAAGCGGGGGCAGTAAGATTTTACTATGTTTAGGAATTTTAGTGGTTGCTAGTTCATTTTGCCATTGCACAAGACTGACAAGGCTTAAAGCATTGGATAGATTAAGAGGAAACTCGACCCTTAGCAAAGATCAAGCTGAAGGAGGTGATCTGCGCCATGGAAGACTCTTAATTGGGCAAAATTCATTGCAAGCTGATGAACTCAAAGGAACAAAGGCCACTGAAAACGTTCTGGATGTTGATACAGATTACCAAGAAGACATGG gTTGGGGGGAGCCCCAGCAACCTAAAGGACAGGTTAGTGGCGTTTCAAGGCCAAattcagagacagacagcgcAGTAGTGGAACGACTCCTTAGAATGGAACCAAAGGTTGAATGCACAGGAGACTCCATGAAGCTTCAGGTTCAAGATGCTGCCTCTACCTGTGGATCTCTGTTCTTTGTGGACAGAG GAAGTCGCATGTCACCCCTGCCTCTGTCCAAGTTGCCATCAAGCTGCGGATACACTATCAAGTCAACACAGAGAGATTTGGTCTTGGTCGCACCTTACGATGGTTGCTTTGTCGCTCTTGAG GAGGATAGCTACATTCTTCCATTACGTTGGTGTGGGTTACCAGTGAGGATGTCATGCCCTTTGAAGAGGCAGTCTTCACCTAACCCTCCGATGGTCACCTGCCACGCTGAGGGCATGGTTGTGAAAACAACATGGACGGTCTCTGTTGCTGACCTTAACTTAAAAT TGAATGGCAACTGGGAGCCGCTGATGAAGGCATCAGCCAGATGTGGGTTCAGTGTGGTTGTACATCCTGAAGGTGTGGTCATCTCTGTTCGCTATGCACCCTGCCTAGAGAAAAAG GATGGAATGTACACCCTTGAATTGGCTGGAGATAGAGAAACCCAAATTTCCTGTCCATCACTGTCACCAGCTCAAACTGAACAGCCCAAAAAGCCTGTAAAAGGTTCAGTAACGCCAAGCAAAGTGGagcatccctccctcccttctccgAAAAATCCAGCACAATCTGTTCTCCAGGTGCCGAAGATTCCAGAGCCAAAGGATGTCTATCAACCTCCATTACCTTCCTACCCCAATTTCTTTTACCCATTTCCTAGAAAACCAAACACGAATCCTGCACCTACTATACAGCCATCCCTACAAACTGTCCCTCCTGCAAAGCTGCCAGTGACTCCCAAGGGACAAGTGCCCCAACCATTCATTCCTTCACCATTTTATCCCTGGCCAGCCCAACCAGAAGTGCCTGTTGCGAGAGAGGGCAAAGATAACCCAATTATTGCTCCAATACTTCCTGAGCCCGAAGCCCCTCAGGGCCAAGTACACCAGCCATTCTACCCCTACCCCTTCTACCCTCAGCCAGTTCCTGAAAAGCCAACTGCTGCTCCAAAACCTCCACAGCCTGAAGCCCCTCAGGGCCAAGTACAGCAGCCATTCTACCCTCAGCCAAAGCCAGAAAAGCCAACTGCTGCTCCAAAACCTGAACCTGAAGCCCCTCAGGGCCAAGTACAGCAACCATTCTACCCATACCCCTTTCCCTTCTACCCTCAGCCAGAAAAGCCAACTACTGCTCCCAAACCTCCACAGCCTGAAGCCCCTCAGGGCCAAGTACAGCAACCATTCTACCCCTACCCCTTTCCCTTCTACCCTCAGCCAGAGCCTGAAAAGCCAACTGCTGCTCCAAAACCTCCACAGCCTGAAGCCCCTCAGGGCCAAGTACAGCAACCATTCTACCCCTACCCCTTCTACCCTCAGCCAGAGCCTGAAAAGCCAACTGCTGCTCCAAAACCTCCACAGCCTGAAGCCCCTCAGGGCCAAGTACAGCAGCCATTCTACCCTCAGCCAGAAAAGCCAACTGCTGCTCCCAAACCTCCACAGCCTGAAGCCCCTCAGGGCCAAGTACAGCAGCCATTCTACCCCTACCCCTTTCCCTTCTACCCCCAGCCAGAGCCAGAAAAGCCAACTGCTACTCCAAAACCTCCACAGCCTGAAGCCCCTCAGGGCCAAGTACAGCAACCATTCTACCCCTACCCCTTCTACCGTCAGCCAGAGCCTGAAAAGCCAACTGCTGCTCCAAAACCTGAACCTGAAGCCCCTCTGGGCCAAGTACAGCAGCCATTCTACCCTTGGCCAGAGCCTGAAAAGCCAACTGCTGCACCAGAGCCAGAAAAGTCATCTGCTGCTCCAAAACATCCACAGCCTGAAGCCCCTCAGGGTCAAGTACAGCAACCATTCTACCCCTACCCCTTCCCCTTCTACCCTCAGCCAGAAAAGCCAACTACTGCTCCAAAACCTCCACAGCCTGAAGCTCCTCGGGGCCAAGTACACAAGCCATTCTACCCCTTCTACCGTCAGCCAGCCCCTGAATATCAGCCAGCTGCTGTTCCAAAGCCCCCAGCAACAGAAACTCCTAagggacaagaacaaaaaccTGCTTATCCACAAGACCCTCAACCAGAGACTCCATATATGCCACCTGTCTACTGCCCTCGGTTTTGCCCACCTGGATTTTCTAATTGCTGTCCACAAATTGCTTTTCATCAACATCTCCATCAAATAGTTCCTGCTGGTATTGGCAGTGAAAATGCACCTTTACACTATCCATTACTGCCATTCCTCCCTTCAAAGGTGTATAATGGGTTTGGCAATGGCTTGAGTTCTGCTCCTCCTTCTCAAATGCCAACTGAAGCTACCACAACTTCCACCTCTGCACCTACTTCATCTCAGTCCCTTCCATATGGAAATGAGAAGCAGCCACCAGATGGCAACCCTGCTGTACTCAATATTCTCAGCATGCCTAACAATCCTGAGCAGCCAATTTACCCTTATATTGTCCCAAACTCACTGTATCCTAACTGGCCATATCTGCTGCAAAATTCACAACACCATCCACCAGCTCACTACAATATGCCCTCTAAACCACAGACTCCAGGAAGTGAACCAGTAAATCCATTGCTACAGTATGAGCCACATAACCTACAGCCACCAAAGCAGCAAAATGGCCAACTACCGGCCAGTTTCATGCCTTATAATGGTCAGTATctacaacagcagcaaaatCAACCGACAGCGAAGGAACTACAACCATCTAACCAAATTCCCAGTGACTCTAAAGAGCCAATGCCTCCTAAAGTCCAAAGTGAACTTGATCCTCTTCTGATCCCATACTACATGCTTCAAGATGATCAATCAAAAACTCAGGACAAGTCAACAACCCCAAACCCCTTGCAGCCATCTTGGAGTGCCTCAAGGAAATCCCCTAAACCTGAACAGACTGTACACCCCTATTCTGACCCAAAGAGTTATGTGCTGCTACAGCATGGCCCACCAGGTAGGGAGCCCAACAGGCTAAATGAATCTCCACTCCATTTCAGATACCCAGCTGGTGATGCAGACTTCCTGGCACAAAATCCTGCAAGGCAACACAGCGGTAAACCCCAACATCCTGAGAATTCAAAGCCCCCACATGAAAAACCTCAACACCCCAAACAGCCAGGGAAGGAAATATCCAGTCCCTTCCCTAATGTCAACTACATGCCAAGGTCTGGTGATAACTCGGATGTACCATTTTACTCTTTGAATGGCCCTCATTTTGCACCTTTGCCCCAGGACCCCTCTGTCAGCACAACACATTTAAATCCAAAATTCAAAGGCTTCTGGAGGCCTATGACACCCCTGGGCTCTGGCCAAAGGATTCAACCTCTTGTTCCTGGAAAGTCATTTAAACGAAGGAGCTCCACAGCTGACGACCAAGCAAAGG GACTGAACCAACCTATTCAGAGAGAAGTTGGAAATTGGAAGCCATAA
- the ahsg2 gene encoding alpha-2-HS-glycoprotein 2 — translation MKLLGILLVLGLLGVWAQLNEVQPLCDSPEAEEAALVAQDYLNSQHAHGYKYVLNRIEDIKVYTQPDGDNTYLLELDLLETDCHVLDPTPLANCTVRPKIFTAVEGDCDVVLKKVGGALTVTAFKCKTEESTEDFCAGCPILLPLNDTMALDFVQTSLVTLNNITGNITYTLAEVGRVTSQVVFGGPIYSAEYVVVEAICLDDVCEPLQDPMASRGLCTAKGLSNDHTVSCKMFVNLMPAVDANGTAPVVQVHKDSLSPKHGLRHHKLTALHNPHLSSLLSAESAESAETVPVVPAVVDAGAAAVPAADPAAPAADPAAPAADPTAADPAPPVDLGSSSDSVSAEIPLAVVKRDVPVTPADNPAAQVDPINLVPVCPGRIRFF, via the exons ATGAAGCTCCTCGGCATCTTGTTGGTTCTGGGACTACTGGGGGTATGGGCTCAGCTCAATGAGGTGCAACCTCTCTGCGACTCCCCTGAGGCAGAGGAGGCAGCTCTGGTGGCTCAGGATTACCTCAACAGCCAGCACGCTCACGGCTACAAGTATGTACTGAACAGGATCGAGGATATCAAGGTCTATACACAG CCTGATGGAGACAACACATATCTGCTGGAACTTGACCTGCTGGAGACAGACTGTCATGTGTTGGATCCCACACCTCTTGCCAATTGCACAGTCAGACCAAAAATATTTACG GCAGTAGAAGGAGACTGTGATGTGGTGCTGAAGAAGGTCGGCGGAGCTCTGACTGTCACAGCATTCAAGTGTAAAACAGAAG AATCAACAGAGGACTTCTGCGCGGGCTGTCCTATCCTCCTTCCCCTGAATGACACCATGGCGCTGGACTTTGTCCAAACCTCTCTTGTAACCCTCAACAACATAACTGGAAACATAACATACACTCTTGCAGAGGTTGGACGGGTGACATCACAG GTTGTGTTTGGTGGGCCGATCTATAGTGCAGAATATGTTGTAGTTGAGGCTATTTGCTTGGATGATGTCTGTGAGCCCCTGCAGGACCCCATGGCT TCACGTGGTCTTTGTACTGCCAAAGGTTTGAGCAATGATCACACAGTGAGCTGCAAGATGTTTGTAAATCTG ATGCCTGCTGTAGATGCCAATGGCACTGCACCAGTGGTCCAAGTCCACAAAGACAGCCTGTCTCCCAAGCACGGTCTGAGGCACCACAAACTGACCGCTCTCCACAACCCACATCTGAGCAGCCTTCTCTCTGCAGAATCTGCAGAGTCTGCTGAAACTGTGCCTGTAGTCCCTGCAGTGGTTGATGCCGGTGCAGCTGCTGTACCTGCTGCCGATCCAGCTGCACCTGCTGCAGATCCTGCCGCACCGGCTGCCGATCCAACTGCTGCAGATCCTGCTCCGCCTGTAGACTTGGGATCTTCCTCAGATTCAGTCAGTGCTGAGATTCCTCTTGCTGTGGTGAAGAGAGATGTACCTGTCACACCTGCTGACAACCCTGCAGCTCAAGTAGACCCCATTAATCTTGTGCCAGTGTGTCCAGGAAGGATCAGGTTCTTCTAA
- the LOC126383024 gene encoding sentrin-specific protease 5-like: MHRTQSHCRKEKYLKRRKAFTSSVKGVSHFSRRAKRRLYCKLQLWMWRKRKEKCGVVMFRARKRACGISAGPCLSIKTQSQKNKVPARHTSDLENAVRSPALVSPPGCDTGGSEDTLREENGPLNSCESVTPSEIASSSSQNLVTDTNISAGNVSQTVPTVTVPSEKTETLAQLSEITDPLKLSDTVKPLLTSDSDAHGLTAHFKERRVTAPAQRVEADGPSGQCTAVTDQATNRDTAERITSKKTSHTDLSLLTKNIHEFLDDFYRTHGSFIPLKKSDVLRHLRRRFNTDFSDRKNYIFSEVTKYGTAIVQKPVPSFQVVYKKHTLTLDDLSTLADQNWLNDQVMNMYGELIMESAHHKVQFLNSFFHRQLMTKGYDGVKRWTKQVDLFSKSLLLVPIHLEVHWCLVTADIVKKKICLYDSQGNALQKVARNILKYLMTEAKEKKRADFERGWAVSFDEKIPQQTNENDCGVFVLEYSRCLALAKPLQFSQKDIPKIRKRIYKELCDCKLHEYG; this comes from the exons ATGCACCGAACACAGAGCCActgcagaaaagaaaaatacctCAAGAGGAGAAAGGCATTCACGTCTTCAGTCAAGGGAGTTTCTCATTTCTCTAGGCGAGCCAAGAGACGCTTGTATTGTAAATTACAGCTTTGGATGTGGAGGAAGCGAAAGGAGAAATGCGGTGTAGTTATGTTCAGAGCAAGAAAAAGAGCTTGTGGGATCAGTGCCGGACCCTGCCTCAGCATAAAGACAcaatcacagaaaaataaagtccCAGCACGCCACACGTCAGACCTGGAAAACGCAGTCAGATCACCAGCTCTTGTGTCACCTCCTGGATGTGATACTGGAGGTTCAGAGGACACGCTGAGAGAGGAGAATGGCCCGCTGAATTCATGTGAATCTGTAACTCCATCAGAAATTGCTTCTAGTTCCTCACAGAACCTGGTTACGGACACAAATATTTCTGCGGGTAACGTCAGTCAAACGGTGCCTACAGTGACAGTGCCGTCAGAGAAAACGGAAACTTTGGCACAGCTCAGTGAAATTACAGACCCTTTAAAACTTTCTGACACTGTCAAACCCCTGTTGACTTCAGACAGTGATGCACATGGCTtaactgcacattttaaagaACGAAGGGTGACGGCACCAGCCCAGAGGGTGGAGGCTGACGGCCCATCAGGACAATGCACTGCTGTCACAGACCAGGCTACAAACAGAGACACTGCTGAGAGAATCACCAGTAAAAAGACCTCTCATACTGATTTAAGTCTACTGACGAAAAACATCCATG AATTTCTCGACGACTTCTACAGAACACACGGAAGTTTCATACCATTAAAAAAGAGCGACGTGTTGAGACATCTGAGGAGGAGGTTTAACACTGATTTCAGCGACAG GAAAAATTACATCTTCTCAGAGGTTACCAAATATGGAACTGCGATCGTTCAGAAGCCCGTTCCCTCCTTCCAGGTGGTCTACAAGAagcacacactgacactggaTGACTTGTCCACACTGGCGGATCAGAACTGGCTCAACGACCAG GTCATGAATATGTACGGAGAATTGATTATGGAATCTGCCCATCACAAG GTCCAATTCCTCAACAGCTTCTTCCACAGGCAGCTCATGACTAAAGGATATGATGGTGTTAAGAGGTGGACGAAGCAG GTGGATTTGTTTTCTAAGAGTTTGCTTCTGGTGCCGATCCACCTGGAGGTTCACTGGTGTCTGGTCACAGCTGACATTGTCAAAAAGAAGATCTGCCTCTACGACTCTCAAGGGAACGCACTCCAGAAGGTTGCGAGG AACATCCTGAAATACTTGATGACAGAAGCAAAGGAGAAGAAGCGAGCAGATTTTGAACGAGGTTGGGCGGTGTCGTTCGATGAG AAAATCCCCCAACAGACCAATGAAAATGACTGCGGAGTTTTTGTCTTGGAG TATTCAAGATGCCTCGCTCTTGCGAAACCTCTGCAGTTTTCACAGAAGGACATACCAAAGATTCGCAAGAGGATCTACAAAGAGCTCTGTGACTGTAAGCTCCACGAATACGGCTGA